The proteins below come from a single Leptospiraceae bacterium genomic window:
- a CDS encoding rhomboid family intramembrane serine protease: protein MDYNQKGFDKLKNALSYSISFVVILWVLAILDFVLPFDFTTFGVYPRTLLGLIGIILSPFLHSGFSHLASNSVPLLVLMTTLLVFYPKPAFPALFFMVVYTNILVWFCGRPAYHVGASGLVYSLAAFLIAAGYFKRRPLFAIVALLIAFFYGGLVWGVVPGLVNWYISWETHLFGAITGVYLAYFYKKDL, encoded by the coding sequence ATGGATTATAATCAAAAAGGATTTGATAAATTAAAGAACGCACTTAGTTATTCCATTAGCTTTGTTGTGATTCTCTGGGTTCTAGCAATACTTGATTTTGTATTGCCGTTTGATTTTACTACCTTTGGCGTTTACCCTAGAACTTTATTAGGGCTAATCGGAATTATCCTATCCCCCTTTTTACATTCTGGATTTTCGCATCTGGCTTCTAATTCTGTTCCTTTGTTGGTTTTGATGACTACTCTTTTGGTTTTTTATCCTAAGCCAGCATTTCCTGCTCTATTTTTTATGGTGGTGTATACAAATATTCTAGTTTGGTTTTGCGGGCGTCCTGCCTACCATGTTGGCGCAAGTGGACTTGTATATTCACTCGCTGCTTTTTTAATTGCCGCAGGGTATTTTAAAAGAAGACCTCTTTTTGCGATAGTCGCTCTACTCATCGCTTTTTTCTATGGTGGGCTTGTATGGGGTGTAGTTCCGGGACTCGTGAATTGGTATATATCTTGGGAGACTCATTTATTTGGAGCAATTACTGGAGTTTATTTAGCTTACTTTTATAAGAAAGATTTATAA
- a CDS encoding type II toxin-antitoxin system RelE/ParE family toxin, giving the protein MKFEFHPDALMEYESAIDYHLQISKKLANLFVNEMEDKINKILQRPKLYPVLKSNVRRCLFSIFPYGILYSIEEKNPASDSIILIIAIMHCSRKPTYWKNRIKN; this is encoded by the coding sequence ATGAAGTTCGAGTTTCACCCAGATGCGCTAATGGAATATGAAAGCGCAATAGACTACCATTTACAAATTAGTAAAAAGTTAGCAAACTTATTCGTTAATGAAATGGAAGACAAAATAAACAAAATTTTACAAAGACCCAAATTATACCCAGTATTAAAATCAAACGTTAGGCGATGTTTATTCAGTATTTTTCCTTACGGGATACTTTATTCTATAGAAGAAAAAAATCCTGCATCCGATTCTATAATTTTGATAATAGCTATCATGCATTGTAGTAGAAAGCCGACTTACTGGAAAAATAGAATTAAAAACTAA
- a CDS encoding DUF1554 domain-containing protein: protein MKIIKRLQRNCIFILLLTLFGCGIKPTPELIGFFSLAEATSSIPIIQYTVGGTVTGLTGTVVLQNNLSNDLSISTDGAFTFTSGVNAGSAYSVTVLTQPSLQTCSVSNGSGTIGSADVTNITINCTTNSTVNTLSALSTSSGTLNPTFATSTLSYTFSVVNSVANITVTPTATDTTATIQVNSTNVISGVASGNIPLSVGSNTITIIVTAQDSSTSTYTLTIIRSTLNFLRIFVTANTYDGNLRESAANGKTGADLKCNAVDANKPSDGSVYKAIIAESGNRIACSTVICISPTNKIDWVLRANTQYVNTGGTTIFTTNSDGIFVFGSLSASFLAASQYWTGISTVNLWVASGGNHCSNWTSNSGGVNGNYGNGSSTTYTSIAATSGACNTTKSLLCAEQ, encoded by the coding sequence GTGAAAATTATCAAACGCCTACAAAGAAATTGCATTTTCATTTTACTTTTGACGTTGTTTGGGTGTGGAATTAAACCAACGCCTGAACTGATTGGTTTTTTTAGTCTCGCAGAGGCGACTTCTTCCATTCCCATCATACAATATACGGTAGGCGGAACAGTTACAGGATTAACCGGTACGGTCGTGTTACAAAATAATCTTTCCAATGATCTAAGTATCTCTACTGACGGCGCGTTTACTTTTACTTCTGGTGTCAATGCAGGATCTGCTTATTCTGTTACTGTATTAACCCAACCGAGCCTTCAAACCTGTTCGGTTTCCAATGGAAGCGGAACAATTGGTTCAGCGGATGTCACAAATATTACAATCAATTGTACAACTAACAGTACTGTAAATACGTTATCAGCTTTATCTACTAGCTCAGGAACCTTAAATCCTACTTTTGCAACATCGACTTTGAGTTATACTTTTTCAGTCGTAAATTCAGTTGCCAATATTACAGTCACACCAACTGCAACGGATACAACTGCCACTATACAAGTAAATTCCACGAACGTCATATCAGGAGTAGCTTCGGGAAATATTCCTTTAAGCGTTGGATCAAATACGATTACAATTATTGTTACAGCGCAAGACTCTTCTACTAGCACTTATACATTAACCATTATCCGCTCAACTCTAAATTTTTTGAGAATCTTTGTAACTGCAAATACCTACGATGGAAACCTGAGAGAGTCAGCAGCTAACGGAAAAACTGGTGCTGATTTAAAATGCAATGCGGTAGACGCCAATAAACCTTCAGATGGAAGTGTTTACAAGGCGATTATCGCTGAATCTGGAAATCGAATTGCCTGTTCGACCGTCATTTGTATTAGCCCAACAAATAAAATAGATTGGGTTTTAAGAGCTAATACTCAATACGTTAATACAGGTGGAACAACGATCTTTACTACAAACAGTGATGGGATTTTTGTATTCGGTAGCTTATCCGCATCTTTTCTTGCAGCAAGCCAATACTGGACGGGGATAAGCACTGTAAATCTATGGGTAGCATCTGGCGGAAATCATTGTTCCAATTGGACTTCTAATAGTGGTGGAGTAAATGGAAACTATGGAAATGGATCTAGCACAACCTATACATCAATTGCCGCAACCTCTGGAGCATGTAATACCACAAAATCATTATTATGCGCAGAGCAATAA
- a CDS encoding ankyrin repeat domain-containing protein: MRLFYFFINCASPQERLEAAIQAGDLEDTKKAIADKADLEAELQKNITPLELAIKKNKLDIVKLLIEKGANVNPTKAESGYTPLHVAAINNRLEIAKYIIEKGSNINAQTKFGTTPLHHAAEKGSYEVAQLLIEKGADLNLSDKKGQSPLLWAIDKEKPKLAKLLITKGADIKGRTDIGWTPLYSACFGNDADLVKTLIDKGADVNAKSITLETPLHVSVHSFEITKLLLAKGANKKAENDKGELPIDKARKEGNPTVLRLLGASEDEIAKAISNKERKEEREKEAESNQEERETSNTRYIETCKRQCTSNLNTCRLAQSGDAAEKLKQEVKCVFEHSSCNDKCK, encoded by the coding sequence TTGCGACTATTTTATTTTTTTATAAATTGTGCTTCGCCGCAGGAGAGATTAGAGGCAGCGATTCAAGCTGGCGATTTAGAGGATACCAAAAAAGCAATAGCAGATAAGGCGGATTTAGAAGCAGAGTTACAAAAAAATATAACTCCTTTAGAATTAGCAATTAAAAAAAATAAATTAGATATAGTAAAACTATTAATTGAGAAAGGGGCCAATGTAAATCCAACCAAAGCGGAATCTGGCTATACACCCTTGCATGTAGCAGCCATAAACAATAGATTAGAAATCGCAAAGTACATCATAGAAAAAGGCTCAAACATAAATGCGCAAACAAAGTTCGGAACAACTCCTTTGCATCATGCTGCAGAAAAAGGCTCATATGAAGTTGCACAACTCCTGATTGAAAAAGGTGCTGATTTAAATCTTTCAGATAAGAAAGGTCAATCTCCATTACTTTGGGCTATTGACAAAGAAAAGCCTAAATTAGCCAAGCTATTAATTACTAAAGGTGCTGACATAAAAGGCAGAACTGATATTGGATGGACACCACTTTACTCCGCGTGTTTTGGAAATGACGCTGATTTAGTAAAAACGCTAATTGACAAAGGTGCAGATGTAAATGCAAAAAGTATTACATTAGAAACTCCTTTGCATGTATCAGTTCATAGTTTTGAGATTACAAAACTACTACTAGCTAAAGGAGCAAATAAAAAAGCTGAAAATGATAAAGGTGAACTTCCCATTGACAAAGCTAGGAAGGAAGGCAATCCTACCGTATTACGCCTATTAGGCGCTTCTGAAGATGAAATTGCGAAAGCTATAAGTAATAAAGAAAGAAAAGAAGAGCGCGAAAAGGAGGCAGAATCCAATCAGGAGGAAAGAGAAACTTCTAACACAAGATATATTGAAACTTGTAAAAGACAATGTACGTCCAATCTGAATACTTGTAGATTAGCACAATCAGGGGACGCCGCAGAAAAGTTAAAACAAGAAGTCAAATGCGTTTTCGAGCATTCTAGCTGTAATGATAAATGTAAATGA
- a CDS encoding VWA domain-containing protein: MEWDQFVFYHLHKRYRRWKNFLTPKSPYFHYNFKSREKYLQRFLYLLSGSSFQIQYANENIRWLGDILYLPETVNLLLEEKDSELHIHFLLLYLAERRRNFTFAQSVFLFNSIKRILQNYPKLKEQFQDWKKSLLILKQKDKSQFQRIIQLFQNSYIQIKEVDKSKLTSKDGVGNLKKEERKESKISKSLSEAEVIEEDKKQIEDYTLGHNFEKIETVEEFDGQWRDLDGSDEMEEQEEAVSELKLKHLIRTENPAHSTVTTESGLGFGGEIGDDKDRVVTACYPEWSYKQKKYLPNHCTIHEENYLEYKPEYIEKLLSKNKKTSSHLKRKLHSLLNLKTIQRKKNSGEDIDLDAVVERYSDLVAKITPSEFIYTRKKREYSDIFIYFLMDISLSTDSWISGKRILDLEKEALLLFCDALDSISIPFALSAFYSRTRNHCKYLNIKQPKENWIQVKNKLGAIEPIGYTRIGPALRHTNHLLEEVPARQKWIILFTDARPNDYDRYEGKYGTEDVHKAVKELKREGIHLHTLAIGKEEKPSIPEMMREASYNMLLHPEKLIDSLEKFFQKVI; the protein is encoded by the coding sequence GTGGAGTGGGATCAATTCGTATTTTATCATTTACACAAAAGATACCGACGTTGGAAAAATTTCCTTACACCCAAAAGTCCGTATTTTCATTATAATTTTAAATCGAGAGAAAAATACCTACAAAGGTTTTTATATTTACTCTCCGGTTCTTCTTTTCAAATCCAATACGCGAACGAAAATATTCGCTGGTTGGGGGATATTCTTTATTTACCGGAAACTGTTAACTTACTTTTGGAAGAGAAAGATAGTGAATTGCATATCCACTTTCTACTTCTATATTTAGCTGAAAGAAGGAGGAATTTTACTTTTGCACAAAGTGTCTTTCTTTTTAATTCTATAAAGAGGATACTACAAAATTACCCAAAACTAAAAGAACAATTTCAAGACTGGAAGAAATCTTTATTAATTTTAAAACAAAAAGACAAATCTCAATTTCAAAGGATTATTCAGTTATTCCAGAATTCTTATATTCAAATCAAGGAAGTGGATAAATCTAAGTTAACCTCCAAAGACGGAGTGGGAAATTTAAAAAAAGAAGAGAGAAAAGAATCTAAAATCAGTAAAAGCCTATCCGAGGCAGAAGTAATTGAAGAAGATAAAAAACAAATTGAGGACTATACTCTCGGGCATAATTTTGAGAAAATTGAAACAGTAGAAGAATTCGACGGGCAATGGCGGGATCTAGATGGCTCTGATGAAATGGAAGAGCAAGAAGAAGCAGTTAGTGAATTAAAGTTAAAACATTTGATTCGAACTGAAAATCCAGCACATTCTACAGTGACAACTGAATCTGGCCTAGGATTTGGAGGCGAGATTGGAGATGATAAAGACAGAGTGGTTACAGCTTGTTATCCCGAATGGAGTTATAAACAAAAAAAATATCTCCCCAATCACTGCACCATTCACGAAGAAAATTATTTAGAATATAAGCCAGAATACATCGAAAAATTACTTTCTAAAAATAAAAAGACCTCCAGCCATCTCAAACGAAAATTACATAGCTTATTAAATTTAAAAACCATACAAAGAAAGAAAAATTCTGGTGAGGATATAGACTTAGATGCGGTAGTCGAAAGATACTCAGACTTAGTGGCAAAAATTACTCCTAGTGAATTTATATACACTCGAAAAAAAAGAGAATACTCTGATATATTCATTTATTTCCTCATGGATATAAGTCTTTCCACGGATTCCTGGATTTCCGGCAAACGCATATTAGACTTAGAAAAGGAAGCTTTACTTTTATTCTGTGATGCACTCGATAGCATTTCAATACCGTTTGCCTTGAGTGCGTTTTATTCTAGAACTAGAAATCATTGTAAATACCTAAATATCAAACAACCAAAAGAAAATTGGATCCAAGTAAAAAATAAACTGGGAGCAATTGAGCCAATTGGTTATACAAGAATTGGTCCTGCCCTGAGACATACAAATCATTTATTAGAAGAAGTCCCGGCAAGGCAAAAGTGGATTATCCTCTTCACGGATGCGAGACCGAATGATTACGACAGATACGAAGGAAAGTATGGAACAGAAGATGTCCACAAGGCAGTCAAAGAATTAAAACGAGAAGGAATTCACCTGCATACTCTCGCCATCGGAAAAGAAGAAAAACCATCTATCCCCGAAATGATGCGAGAGGCTAGTTATAATATGCTCCTGCATCCTGAAAAACTAATCGACTCACTCGAAAAGTTTTTTCAGAAAGTAATATAG
- a CDS encoding addiction module protein, with protein METLKQISRQALSLNGLQRAKLAEMLVESLDMKTLSTIDKSWIRIAEKRSAELASGKVKGIEGKKALRHARKKLK; from the coding sequence ATGGAAACGTTAAAACAAATATCAAGGCAAGCACTTTCTTTAAACGGATTACAACGGGCAAAATTAGCCGAAATGTTAGTTGAAAGTCTTGATATGAAAACACTATCTACGATTGATAAGTCTTGGATAAGAATTGCTGAAAAAAGAAGTGCGGAGCTAGCTTCTGGAAAAGTAAAAGGAATAGAAGGGAAAAAAGCATTAAGGCATGCTAGAAAAAAATTGAAATAA
- a CDS encoding AAA family ATPase has protein sequence MLATKIPFYQVIGKEEEIFLKAAEERLPVLLKGPTGSGKSRFLEYIAHKMNRRLITVLCNEETSATDLVGRYLVKGADTIWQDGPLTTAVKEGAILYLDEIAESRPDTMVAIHSLTDHRRVLFIDRKNEDIPANPNFLLVASFNPGYQKSFKELKPSTRQRFLCMEFPYPKPELEEKIICGETGLDASQVKQLVKFANLVRSRPELGLEETISTRLLVATATLIGKGLPPRLSARTAMILPITDDPDTVDALQESFNLYF, from the coding sequence ATGTTAGCCACTAAAATTCCTTTTTACCAAGTCATCGGTAAAGAGGAAGAAATTTTTTTAAAGGCAGCCGAAGAACGGTTGCCTGTGTTACTCAAAGGTCCAACTGGATCGGGGAAGTCTAGATTTTTAGAGTATATCGCTCATAAGATGAACCGTAGGCTAATCACTGTTCTTTGCAACGAGGAAACTTCCGCTACCGATTTAGTAGGAAGGTATTTAGTGAAAGGTGCGGACACAATTTGGCAAGACGGACCTTTGACTACTGCGGTAAAAGAAGGTGCAATTTTGTATTTAGATGAAATTGCAGAGTCAAGACCGGATACAATGGTTGCGATTCACTCTTTGACAGACCATAGAAGAGTTTTATTTATTGATCGAAAAAATGAGGATATTCCTGCTAATCCAAATTTTTTACTAGTTGCATCCTTTAACCCTGGATACCAAAAAAGTTTTAAGGAGTTAAAACCTTCTACAAGGCAAAGATTTCTTTGTATGGAATTCCCCTATCCAAAACCGGAACTAGAAGAAAAAATCATATGCGGCGAAACAGGATTAGACGCTTCTCAAGTAAAACAATTAGTGAAGTTTGCAAACTTAGTTCGCTCACGTCCAGAGCTTGGACTAGAAGAAACTATTTCTACCCGTTTGCTTGTAGCCACAGCAACTCTTATTGGAAAAGGTTTGCCTCCTCGACTTTCTGCAAGAACGGCGATGATTCTTCCCATCACCGACGACCCTGATACGGTAGACGCCTTACAAGAAAGCTTTAATTTATATTTTTAG
- a CDS encoding porin has protein sequence MLILNRRIVCGYRVIFFILGLTLSSGLLYSQSVQEEKKEPVTNSVIEKEDKPKLEKPAEEKPKVEKTSEEKTSIEKPPEEKAKTEVAPEKKSESVKVESGPGKGFKFETADKLHSIDLRLRIQARAEQSMNIDPSTNTTKFMVRRSRIQMGGKLFGDDWKYYFQIGLADRDNESDRRLPLRDASITYNKHRDAKIIFGQMKIPFSRQRWNSSSALQMVDRSIVQSELNLDRDVGVVLFSEDFLGMDRKLAYFVGVFGGNGRNRAENNTPGVLTVARLIYSPWGGISKGGDNNDWLSEVDFNRYKTPKVAFGGAVAYNKNSNRSLSTFGTQYEFARFDYAHATAEVYLKWLGFSFTLEGLKRKADSPYDEKNISGTLKREYSRAAEGAFIQFGYLFQNNWEVSMRYGEYKPIGQTDPNLVRSSEKGIALSHYFLSHNLKLQMDYFNYKGSPAVADGDHQLRFQMQVFY, from the coding sequence ATGCTAATTCTGAATCGTAGAATAGTCTGTGGATATCGAGTGATATTTTTTATTCTCGGTCTGACTTTGAGTTCAGGACTTCTTTATTCTCAAAGTGTGCAAGAGGAAAAAAAAGAACCTGTTACAAACTCAGTGATAGAAAAAGAAGATAAACCTAAATTGGAAAAGCCGGCTGAAGAAAAGCCTAAAGTAGAAAAAACTTCTGAAGAAAAAACAAGTATAGAAAAGCCTCCTGAGGAAAAAGCTAAAACAGAAGTAGCTCCCGAAAAAAAATCAGAATCTGTGAAAGTTGAATCTGGGCCGGGCAAGGGGTTTAAATTTGAAACTGCTGATAAGCTGCATAGCATTGATCTTAGATTAAGAATACAAGCTCGTGCAGAACAATCTATGAATATAGATCCGTCCACAAATACTACAAAATTTATGGTTAGAAGATCTAGGATTCAAATGGGTGGAAAATTGTTTGGAGATGATTGGAAGTATTATTTTCAAATTGGTTTAGCTGATCGAGATAACGAATCAGATAGAAGACTTCCCCTAAGAGATGCAAGTATTACTTACAATAAACATCGTGATGCAAAAATAATCTTTGGTCAAATGAAAATTCCCTTTAGTAGGCAACGATGGAATTCTTCTTCTGCCTTACAAATGGTAGATCGGTCGATTGTTCAAAGTGAATTGAATTTGGATCGTGACGTTGGTGTCGTTTTATTTTCCGAAGATTTTTTAGGAATGGATCGAAAACTCGCTTACTTTGTTGGCGTATTTGGTGGTAATGGAAGAAATAGAGCGGAGAATAATACTCCTGGAGTTTTAACTGTTGCTAGATTAATTTATTCTCCGTGGGGTGGAATTTCAAAAGGTGGGGATAACAATGATTGGCTTTCTGAAGTTGATTTTAATCGTTACAAAACTCCGAAAGTGGCATTTGGTGGGGCAGTCGCTTACAATAAAAACTCAAATCGTTCTCTAAGTACTTTTGGAACACAATATGAATTTGCTAGATTCGATTACGCTCATGCAACCGCAGAAGTATATTTAAAATGGTTAGGATTTTCTTTTACTTTAGAAGGATTAAAAAGAAAAGCAGATTCCCCCTATGATGAAAAAAATATAAGTGGGACTTTAAAGAGAGAATACTCGAGAGCAGCCGAAGGAGCGTTTATTCAATTTGGTTATTTGTTTCAAAACAACTGGGAGGTAAGTATGCGATATGGAGAATATAAGCCTATTGGTCAGACTGATCCAAATCTAGTTCGCTCTTCTGAAAAAGGTATTGCGCTATCACATTATTTCTTGAGTCACAATTTGAAATTGCAAATGGATTATTTTAATTATAAAGGAAGTCCAGCGGTTGCAGATGGTGATCACCAATTAAGATTTCAAATGCAGGTATTTTACTAA
- a CDS encoding response regulator has product MNKLIVFFFLIYSSFLYSQSEEETILINSDKEILNIGKKMYLLEDTQNKLTIEDIQKPEYQKMFKKSEEEIPNFNSSHGKIWVKFTVLNQTEKEIILEVGESTAWYIDFYKPNPAGKPELATKTGMMRPIENREVDNNFFLFELSKSPEKKSYYFSIQSESTFIIPVRLGSTKSLFESSYPHILFLGMFSGFIFIMFFYNLFVYFSVRVDVYLYYCGYLFFGLFVNNFISGNFGYKWNPISYFSEYFMFFLFVSSFFIIIFLIKLLQIGKRQLFFYITLGYLFLCFVFMVINVATGTYTLIIDIFQISTLFVYLYIFQYSIFYYIKGNKSARFVVFGFSFYLMGIAVAVLQNFGIVPTNFFTGYSVVFGTSVELMMFSLALADRINKSQKDKEEALLEKQKAQFELLENSKENEKKIRAQNIELIATQNSLVFAEQKAQTKSRFLEAVALTNTYLLKENDWKVALQKGFEVIGNNVGVDRVYFFEKVNTPESESILISQKIEWVSKFAKAEIDNPELQNLQFETFKEMSEKILNNQIFSVSRSNSSENFLHTILIPQNIYSLVAVPIFLEGKFFGFIGFDDCREEREISSEEINILLTLSSNLATTVLSKKAQSDLMIAKEKAEAGSKEKTEFLANMSHEIRTPLNAVIGFTELLKNTELTKIQKQFVDNANLSAQTLLAIINDILDFSKIEAGMLDIENIKTDLIEVFKDCFEIVKFSADKKAIQLLLDIDSQMPRFGFIDPIRLKQILLNLLSNAIKFTEIGEVELKVVYTHVENSKGKLSFTVRDTGIGIKNEQKEKLFKAFSQADSSTTRKFGGTGLGLIISELIAKKFGSKIELESEYGKGTTFYFHIVIDFEEDKKNTPEPVPVIEDSEPIENWKDSENRSVQNKSKFNILIVDDVDLNLKLLQNIFENFFPESKLLEATNGKEAISAFLETKLDLIIMDIQMPVMDGLEATRNIRKLEEKSNKNIPIIAITAGTSKEEEEKCFAAGMNDFLSKPVAISKLKNILDKYFANL; this is encoded by the coding sequence ATGAACAAACTTATAGTATTCTTTTTTTTAATATATTCTAGTTTTCTATATTCTCAGAGTGAGGAAGAAACCATTCTTATAAACTCTGACAAAGAAATTCTAAATATTGGCAAGAAAATGTATCTATTGGAAGATACACAAAACAAACTAACTATCGAAGATATTCAAAAGCCAGAATACCAAAAGATGTTTAAAAAATCGGAAGAAGAAATTCCGAATTTTAATTCTTCGCATGGTAAAATTTGGGTTAAGTTCACTGTATTAAATCAAACTGAAAAAGAAATTATTCTAGAAGTTGGTGAGTCTACTGCGTGGTATATTGATTTCTATAAACCAAATCCGGCAGGTAAACCAGAATTAGCCACTAAAACCGGAATGATGCGTCCAATTGAAAATAGAGAAGTGGATAATAATTTTTTTCTATTTGAACTTTCTAAATCTCCAGAAAAAAAGTCTTATTACTTTTCGATTCAATCAGAATCGACATTTATAATTCCTGTAAGACTCGGTAGTACAAAAAGTTTATTTGAGAGTAGTTACCCGCATATACTTTTTTTAGGTATGTTTTCCGGTTTTATTTTCATCATGTTTTTTTACAATTTATTTGTTTATTTTTCAGTTAGAGTCGATGTTTATCTTTATTATTGTGGGTACTTGTTTTTTGGTTTGTTTGTAAATAATTTTATCTCTGGTAATTTTGGTTACAAATGGAATCCGATTTCTTATTTTTCAGAATACTTTATGTTCTTTTTATTTGTATCTAGTTTTTTTATCATTATTTTTCTAATTAAGTTATTACAAATTGGGAAACGTCAGTTATTTTTTTATATCACACTTGGTTATCTTTTTCTTTGTTTTGTATTTATGGTAATCAATGTTGCCACTGGAACTTATACACTCATCATTGATATTTTTCAAATTTCTACTTTATTTGTTTATCTGTATATTTTCCAATATAGTATTTTTTATTATATAAAAGGAAATAAAAGTGCACGTTTTGTAGTGTTTGGTTTTTCATTTTACTTAATGGGTATTGCGGTTGCCGTTTTACAAAATTTTGGAATTGTACCTACCAATTTTTTTACCGGCTATTCAGTAGTATTCGGAACTTCAGTCGAATTGATGATGTTTTCGTTAGCATTAGCAGACAGAATTAACAAAAGCCAAAAGGATAAAGAAGAAGCATTATTAGAAAAACAAAAAGCACAGTTCGAACTATTAGAAAATTCAAAAGAAAATGAAAAAAAGATTAGAGCTCAAAATATTGAATTGATAGCGACTCAAAACAGTTTAGTGTTCGCAGAACAAAAAGCACAAACTAAAAGTCGTTTTTTAGAAGCAGTTGCCTTAACTAATACATACTTATTAAAAGAAAATGATTGGAAAGTAGCCTTACAAAAAGGTTTTGAAGTAATTGGAAATAACGTCGGTGTTGATAGAGTGTATTTCTTTGAAAAAGTTAATACTCCAGAAAGTGAATCCATTTTGATAAGCCAAAAGATAGAATGGGTTTCAAAATTTGCTAAAGCAGAAATAGACAATCCTGAATTACAAAATTTACAATTTGAAACTTTCAAAGAGATGTCAGAAAAAATTCTGAATAACCAAATTTTTTCCGTATCCAGATCAAATTCTAGCGAAAATTTTTTACATACAATTCTGATACCACAAAACATTTACTCCCTTGTGGCAGTTCCTATTTTTTTGGAAGGAAAATTTTTTGGATTTATTGGCTTTGATGATTGTAGAGAAGAGCGAGAAATTTCCAGTGAAGAAATTAATATTTTACTCACACTATCTTCTAATTTAGCAACAACAGTACTCAGTAAAAAAGCCCAATCTGATTTGATGATCGCAAAAGAAAAAGCGGAAGCAGGGAGCAAAGAAAAAACTGAATTTCTGGCAAATATGAGTCATGAAATTCGAACTCCCTTAAATGCAGTCATTGGTTTTACCGAGCTATTGAAAAATACGGAGCTTACAAAAATCCAGAAACAATTTGTTGACAATGCAAATCTTTCGGCTCAGACTTTACTTGCAATTATCAATGATATTCTTGACTTCTCCAAAATTGAAGCAGGGATGTTGGATATTGAGAATATAAAAACTGATCTGATTGAAGTATTTAAAGACTGTTTTGAAATTGTGAAATTTTCGGCTGATAAAAAGGCGATTCAACTTTTGCTAGATATCGACTCCCAAATGCCAAGATTCGGATTTATTGATCCGATTAGACTAAAACAAATCCTATTAAACTTACTCAGTAATGCAATTAAATTTACTGAAATTGGGGAAGTCGAACTTAAAGTTGTCTACACGCACGTTGAAAATTCAAAAGGCAAACTTTCATTTACCGTAAGAGATACTGGAATTGGAATTAAAAATGAACAAAAAGAAAAACTATTCAAAGCATTTTCACAAGCCGATAGTTCCACAACTAGAAAATTTGGAGGAACTGGACTTGGTCTTATCATCTCTGAGCTGATAGCAAAAAAATTTGGAAGTAAAATTGAGTTAGAAAGTGAATACGGAAAAGGAACTACTTTTTATTTTCACATTGTAATTGATTTTGAAGAAGATAAAAAAAATACTCCTGAACCAGTCCCAGTAATCGAAGATTCTGAACCAATAGAAAATTGGAAAGATTCTGAGAATAGGTCCGTTCAAAATAAATCAAAATTCAATATCCTCATTGTAGATGATGTTGATTTGAATTTAAAGTTACTTCAAAATATTTTTGAAAATTTTTTCCCCGAGTCAAAACTTTTAGAAGCAACGAATGGAAAAGAAGCTATCAGCGCATTCTTAGAAACAAAACTGGATCTCATCATCATGGATATACAAATGCCTGTAATGGATGGTTTGGAAGCCACAAGAAATATTCGTAAATTAGAAGAAAAGTCAAACAAAAATATTCCAATCATTGCCATCACGGCAGGCACTTCCAAAGAAGAGGAAGAAAAATGCTTCGCCGCAGGAATGAATGATTTTTTATCAAAACCTGTCGCTATATCTAAACTTAAAAATATTCTTGATAAGTATTTTGCAAATTTATAA